Proteins encoded together in one Cataglyphis hispanica isolate Lineage 1 chromosome 17, ULB_Chis1_1.0, whole genome shotgun sequence window:
- the LOC126855974 gene encoding NF-kappa-B inhibitor alpha-like, whose product MLRPTHEGRSTQMEERVTADEKKRWRIDDHDDVEEGNVDSGFLSSGNLQFSGEIRDSDLPQQGGQSGGLEGEGEQRAAPTPAPAVTTASLSTSSSSSTATTTIAEEPMRAIDSGVDLDLTETISQLSLKQVSLNALASKSGKLIQAESTSPELSPVTANLTQDDSNNQQHDEALLFEQHQRDSDERETSNEEPWQLYYTQDDDGDTQLHIAIVQGFVEAALCLIRMAPDPCLLDTINDDWQSPLHLAVLTHQPLIVRHLILAGADPSLRNFRGNTALHLACASGDLACAKALTDSLYSMKRNKLTLGQQVPALPQNLEQRNYNGEMCLHVAAANGHADLVRLLLRLGADLKAKEGLAGYTALHLAVEREYRPVFELLLPECQRTSCLDERTYRGTTAYQLTLDAHSAFAKEARRKLIRYGAAPEPLPESDSESSEDEETERSLWTADYLPAIVKTQNTVGVTV is encoded by the exons ATGTTGCGTCCCACCCACGAGGGCAGAAGCACCCAGATGGAGGAACGTGTTACAGCTGACGAGAAGAAGCGGTGGCGTATCGACGACCACGACGACGTCGAGGAGGGCAACGTCGATTCCGGATTCCTGTCGAGTGGCAATCTACAGTTCAGCGGCGAGATCCGCGACTCGGATTTACCGCAACAGGGGGGACAATCCGGGGGGttggagggggagggggagcaGCGAGCGGCGCCGACTCCCGCGCCAGCGGTGACGACCGCATCGTTATcaacatcatcatcatcatcgacggcgacgacgacgattgCGGAGGAGCCAATGAGGGCGATCGACAGCGGCGTGGACCTCGACCTCACCGAGACTATCAGCCAGCTGAGCCTGAAGCAGGTCAGCCTGAACGCGCTCGCCTCCAAGAGCGGCAAATTGATTCAGGCCGAGTCGACTAGTCCCGAGCTGTCACCCGTGACGGCGAACCTAACGCAAGATGATAGCAACAATCAGCAACACGATGAAGCATTGTTGTTCGAGCAACATCAGCGGGACAGCGATGAGAGGGAGACGAGCAACGAGGAACCCTGGCAGCTCTACTACACGCAGGACGACGACGGTGACAC gCAGTTGCATATCGCAATCGTGCAAGGCTTTGTGGAAGCTGCGCTCTGTTTGATAAGGATGGCGCCTGACCCGTGCCTATTGGACACCATTAACGACGACTGGCAATCGCCCCTACATCTGGCAGTGTTGACACATCAACCACTGATCGTCAGACATCTAATCCTAGCAGGCGCGGATCCATCTCTGAGGAATTTCCGCGGAAACACGGCCCTACATCTGGCTTGTGCGAGTGGAGATCTCGCTTGCGCTAAAGCTCTCACAGATTCATTGTATTCGATGAAGAGGAATAAGTTGACGCTTGGACAGCAAGTACCCGCCTTACCACAAAACTTGGAGCAACGTAACTACAACG GTGAGATGTGCTTGCACGTGGCCGCCGCAAACGGACATGCGGATCTGGTGCGACTTCTATTGCGTCTAGGCGCCGATCTCAAGGCGAAGGAGGGTCTGGCGGGATACACGGCCCTTCATCTCGCGGTGGAGCGCGAATATCGGCCGGTGTTTGAGCTGCTTCTGCCAGAGTGTCAACGAACGTCGTGTCTGGACGAGCGAACGTATCGTGGCACGACTGCTTATCAATTGACCCTGGATGCTCACAGTGCGTTCGCCAAGGAGGCTCGTAGGAAACTGATACGGTACGGCGCGGCGCCGGAACCGCTGCCAGAATCGGATTCCGAGAGCAGCGAAGACGAGGAAACGGAGAGGTCCTTGTGGACGGCGGATTACTTGCCCGCGATCGTCAAGACGCAAAACACAGTCGGAGTGACAGTCTAA